Genomic segment of Chitinivibrionales bacterium:
CAAGGGCGCGAAGGAGGCTCAAAACGTTCCTGAATTCCAGGCCAAGCTCCAAAAAATAACCGCCGTGGTCGACACGTTGCACGCCACCGAGCCCGGGTACTCGATCGGGGTGGTGCCGATTGACACGCTGGTGGGCTATCACGATTTCGTGCTGACCAAGACCACCACATGGACCGGCGACAAGGCCGCGTTCGATGCGTTCTGGGGCGACACAAGCACCTATCCCAAGAAAGGTTCAACGCCCCAGTATATAATCCTGAACAGGACCAATGGCGTATGGCCCGACGGCAAGATTTACTGGAGCCATGAACAGAACGGCGCAAAGATTCCACTTACGCAGACGAACATGAAAGTGCTCGAGAGCGAGCGGCTGTATATTTACATCGCGCCCCTGGATTCCAATTCCCGGTATTTCGATTTTCTCGAAGTCAATTCGAACGGCGTCAACTGGGCCGGCAATACCACCAGGGTTGACGGATGGAGGCTTCCGATCGCTTTCAGGCTGAAGACCACCGACGGCAAGGACACCATCATGGGCGACGAGTATGAAACGTTCTTTCAATCGCGCCAGGCGAAATTCGACGAATTCCTGAACGAGGTGCCCAAGGAATTCACCCCGCTTGCCAAAGTGAACTTCGCCAATATTTATTCGCCCCAGATGATGGCGGTCAACTACTACAACACCGGCGGCGTGTACGCGACGTATTTCGACGAGTATCAGGACTCGGTCATCGCCAAAAACCCGGGCGCGCCGGCAAAAACCACGCCCTGGAACATTCTGGCCTGCGCCGGCCCGCTGGGCGCTTCGCCCGATTATTGCGCCGCCTACAACAGGCATATTGGAACCTTGCCGCAAGGAGCGAATTTCGTGAACTGGCGCACCAACGACTCCGCGATGTATTATCAGACTGCGCCGTGCAATTATTTTTCAAGGTGGTGCCACCGCCGGGCGATAGACAATTTAACCTACGGGTTTGCTTATGATGACGATGGTGGCCATGAGTCATACATGAATCCTAACAATGTCCAGTGGATAGCGGTGGCGATCGGGTGGTAGACGCACGGAGTTCGCGCATAAATTATATAGGAAAAGACGCATTTACCGCCGGTCAATAATTTTCGGGCTTTTAAGCGGCGAAAATGGTTTCATCCGGTTGACCATTATATTACGTTAGATCTCAACATTCAAAAAAAAGGGGGGGGGGTCCATGAAGAGAACAGCGGTAACATGCCTGATGCTTGCGTTTTTCACGGGGTCGGTTTTTTCCCAGGCCGTCAGCATTTGCGGAACGGTCACGGACCAGAACGGACAACCCCTGACCAACACGGTGGTCAGGCTGGGCCAGACAACGTATGACAATGGGTATTGGGCGCAAGCCCCGTACTTGGCTAAAACCGACGGCGCCGGTCATTACCAGCTTGGGACCGGAGTCTGCCCGCCCGTCAACGTCATTTCGGGCGCCGCAATGCGGGGCGAAACCTTTTCGCGGCCGATGTATGTCGGCGGCAAAGTCCTGTTCAGCCTGCCGGCGGGCGATGCAATGGTGAGGATGAGCATCTACGACCTGGCGGGCAGGTTCGTGCGCGACGTGATGAACAAAAGTCTTTCCAGGGGCAGCTATTCGGTGTCAATCGACACACGCGGTATTTCCTGCCAGTTCTACCTGCTTCGGGTGACCATCAACGGCAGCGCGTATGTCATGAAATTGCAGCCTAGCTCGCACGTGGCGGGAGGGGCAGTTGTCCGGAGCGCTTCCGGATTTCAGACCCGGCTGGAAAAACTCGCGGCGATAGTGGACACGGTGCATGCCACCCAGCCCGGCTATTCGATCGGCGCCGAGACGGTCTCCTCCCTGACCGGGAACGTCAACTTCACCCTCACCAGAGTCACCACCTGGGACGGCACCAAGGCAGCGTTCGACGCCTTCTGGGGCGACACGAGCACCTACCCGAAGACCGGCTCGTACGTCATACTCAACAGAACAAACGGCAAATGGCCGGACAGTAAAATAGGCGTGACCACCAACAGAGGAGGCGCAACCACCCCCCTTTCACAAACCAACCTGAGACCGATCGGGGCGCTGTTCATTTACATAGCTCCCACCGATTCGAATATGAGATATTACGATTTCCTTGAAGTAAATGGCGGCGGCACCACCTTCTTGGGCAACACCACCCGTGTTGACGGATGGCGACTTCCCATCACCTTCCGGATAAAAACCTCCGACGGCAAAGACACGGTCATGGGCGACTCCTACGAACTCTTTTACCAATCGCGCGAATCGAAATTCGCCGAATTTATCAATGAGGTTCCGAAGGAGTTCACCTGGGAGGCCACACACGATTTCGCGAATATCTGGGCCCCGCATAAAATGGACCCCTTCCCTTTCCGGTCCACAGGACCCTATGGCAATTACTACGAACGGTATCAGGATTCGGTCATTAAAAACTATGTCAAAGATCCGGCATGGGTGAATAAGCCGGGCTACGGCGCTCCCGCCAATGATCCCGGCCCCTATCCGGCAGCGACGCAAGCCGACGATGTTTTCGCCTGCGCGGGTGTCCTGGGCAATTTACCCATTTGGGCGGCTGCCCTGAACCGGCATGTCTCCCATCTGCCGCAAGGTGTTGACTGTTATAATTGGAGCTACGTAGACACCGCTTATTATTATACGGACGCACCTGCCAATTTCTATTCCCGCTGGTGTCATCGGCGAGCCATCAACAACTACTGCTACGGCTTTCCCTACGATGACAATGGAGATCATGAGGCATATATTTCCATCGGCAACATCCAGTGGATGGCGGTGGCGATAGGATGGTAGCTGGAGATTCCGTTAAAAGTTGCCTTGCTTTCCCGAAAGATGAGGGAAGGTAAGGCAATTTTTTATACTGTTATTTAGTCATCCAACCTTACGTAAATAAAAGGATTTTTTTTGATCCTTTTCATGCAAAATCACGACTTTATATCCGGATAATACCGGAAAGGAGAATGGCATGAAGCAAATCCTGAAAAGGTCTATTTTTTCTTTTTTTACGGTTGCGGCGTTAGTAGCCCCTCAAGCATTCGGCCAGCAGACCTTTGACGGCTGGGCCATAACCCCGGCCCAGGACGCCAGGGCCGCCACCATGACATACGCGAACCCGTCAACATACCTTAAAATAGAATCGGACTTTGTCATTTCAGTGGATGCCGCGGGCGCACCCGCAAGCGGCATCATCCATTTCAAGAACGGCTTCCAGCGTGCCATGACCGCCGAGGAAATAGCATATTACTACCCGGAATATGGCGGAATAAACGCCTACTGGGACTTTCGCGATAAACAGGGGACCATTTCAACTTTTGACTTCGCCACCGATGCCATCCCGCAGACGTTCGTCGGCCGCCAGGTGCGGGTGATTTCCAAGGCTGGAAAACAGTATATCGGCCTGCTGAACCTGCAGCCGAGTACGCCCGGCTGGTTCTCGCTCAATGTCCGTGGCAATTCGGTAATGTTCGAGAAGAATGCGGTAAAGGAAATACAGGCATTCAAATAACTGTTATAACGGAACAAAGAGCGCGGCGACCCCCGACGCCGCCTATCCTGTTTATTTGATCCGTTGAATCTCCCGGATAAGCGACTTGTCTATTTGCAGCGGCTGCGCGCCGCCGGTGTTGAGCAAAACGCTTTCCGGATGGGATGCGGACATCGACAATATTCCAAAATAATCCGTCAAATGCGCCGCGGATTGGTCCTTGAGAAAGAGACGGACTTTCTTTCCGAAAACATCCTGCGGAAGGCCGTCGATTGAAGCGTAAGAAATTATTTTGCCGTTTTTCTCAGCGTTGTCCCAATACTCTTGCGGCCCGCCGAACTGTTCCCATAAAAGCCGAAGCTCTCCCCGGTTAAGCTCGCGTTCGACTTCTCCGTAATAGGTGCTTCTCTTGAACTTGACTACCCCTCTGGTCGGATTACCCTGGTTGTCCACAAAAAAGTCAAATTGCTGCTCAATTTGCAGCGAGGTCAGGGGATTGGTGACGGTCATTGAGGTCATGACGCCGTTTGCGTCCGCATGCGCCGCGCAGACATTGTTTTGGCAAAAACCCCGTTGAGACCACACTGCGATGAAAATGACAGCCGCAATGGAAAGTCCGCGCCGTTTCATGATGTCGATTTTCCTTCCCATGGTTTTCATGCCTACCTCCTTCAAGCGTCGTTAAAACCGCCCGCTCATTGCCGTCCAAATTTATTTGGCAAGCCCGCCCTCGCGTCATCTATGCTCCGCTCATAGCGTTTGACTTGGTTTTCAAATAAAGGTTGGTAAAAAAATCAGGCCTGTCGAAATAATACGGTCCGTTTTCCGCGCCGGCCTATGATGCGGCGGGGAAGAGGACGGCTTCGAAACAAGCCGCGGGAATATATCTTTACCGTCTTGATGTAAAAAGATAACCAGACCGCCCCGACCGTTCCTTCCGGAAGCTCTCTCGCGACGGAATAAATTCCGATTGCCTCATCACGGGAGAACCCGACCATAATTAATTTTCCCGTTACATTCTCATGTAACGAAAAATCCCCTTCCCGCCACTTTCCCCGTCTTCAAAAGCGTTTCCCTTCCTATATTATCATCAAATAAAAAATCCCCACATTTATTCTTTTGTAAAGGAGGGCACATTTCATGAATCTCCGCATCAAACTTGGTCTATCATCAACATTATGCATTCTTTTCGCATCAGTCGCGCTGGCGGCGCTGCCGCCCGGCTACAACGGCAAGATTTACGGCGGCGACACGCTGCTGGGCAAGCCCCAGGGCATCCCGGGCGTGATTAAAGGCATGTTCGTGGACAGCGGCGGCGAAGGATCGTCATGGCACTCCTGCTGCGCGCTGCAGGGTTATGCCGGTTACGATTACGACATCATCGGGTGGGGGACCAACGGCCAGAACGATTCGTCGGTCAACGCGACGCACCCCACGTCGCACCTTTCGTACATGGTGGCCGGGCAATGGATGAAATACACGGTGCACGTCAACATCAAGGGGACCTACTATGTCGATTTCAAACTGGCCACGGTCGGCTATCCAAACCTTCAGGTGCTTACCTATTACGACGGCGCGTCGATGAAGAGCGATTCCGTGCAGAACCTGCCCGTGTGCCAGACGCCGCCCGGCTGTCCTGAGCCGTGGCACGCCTGGAACTGCAACATGGCGGTCGACTCGGTCGATCTTGACACCGGGCTGCAGGTGGTCGGGATCACGTTCGCCCAGGGTAGCTGGAATTACGATTGGACAAGGTTCAGGCTCAAGGAAGAAGCGGGAACGCAGGTATCGGGCGGTTCCATGCATAGCGCCGGGCCGGCGGGCCTTGCTACAAGGCTGACCGGCAACCGGCTCGCGATTGGTTATAAGGGCGGCACTTCATGCTCAAGAATTTCAGTGGTGGATTGCACGGGGAGAACGATGCTATCGTCCATTGATGCGAACACGGCAAATGGATACCACAGCGCCTGTCTTGACATTAGCAAATTACGTCAAGGCATATATTTTGTCAATGTTGAGCGGAAAGAAAGCAAGGAAACGACGTCTGTCACGGTTACCCGCTGATTAGCAACAAAATTCAAGCTGATGACATCGAGCCCTCCCGGCTTCAAATAAAATGGGGGCCTTATTCTTTTCCCGCTTATGCCGCCCTCCATTTCAGGTCCACCACCTTCTTGCCCTCGTATTCGGGGCACCGTACGGCGATACCTTGTTGCGCCAGGTTCTTCATCAGGCACCAGTAGGCGATCCTGGCCTCGATTTTCCACTGGCTGTGTTCCTTGAACGGATACCTGCGCATCAAGTCGTGCAGGGACACCGGCCCGCTTTTGAGCAGTGCAAGCGCGGTCGCATTCATGTCATCTAGAAACTGCAACGAATGGCGCAGCACGGCGTCGCACCGGTCTTCTCCGACAATGGTACCGTAATGGCCGTTGGCCATCACCGCGGGGTGCTTGCCAAGCATCCATTCCAGCGTTTCGCGCATGTCGGTCACGTTCGACAGCGGGGTGTTGATGATCGGGTGGCCTTTGTGTTCCTGCAGCAGCGCGTCGCCCGCAATCAGTATCCGCTTCGACGGCACCCAAAAGGCGACGCTATCGGGCGAGTGGCCGGGGGCGAATTTCACTTCAACCGGGAACCCGGGGTCGAGCACTTGGCCGTCGGAAAACGTGCCCGCGACGGTGAGCTTCTGCTTCTTCAGGAACAATCCGGAAAATGCGCGCAGCAGGCCCGCGCTGAACCCGGTCACCACGTCACAGTCTTCGCCGAGGGAATCGACCATGTCCTTTTCGTTGTTCTTCGGATCGCAGAGGAGCCGCACGGCCGCCGGGTGCGCGTAAATGAACGCGCCGGTGGCGGCCTGGAGAAAACCGTCGGCGCCGACGTGGTCGGGATGCGAGTGGGTGTTCCAGATTTCGCAAATGTCAAAGGGATTCAGGCCGTCGCGCTTCATTTGTGGTACAACCGATTTCTCAAACACGTCGGTAAATTCTCCGGTGTCGATCATGACCGTTTTTTTCGGCCCCCGCAGTACGTGGATGGTCCTGGCGTGGGCGCACGTAAAGGAGGGCCGGTCTGGCTCCACATAGGTGAAGAGCTCCTCGCAGATCCTGGTTTGCTCGCCTCCGGCTCCCTGGTCGCCCACGTCGGGCTCCCCGCCGATTAATTTGGAAGTGCCGCAGCAGCCCGGGACAAACAGCCCCGC
This window contains:
- a CDS encoding beta-1,3-glucanase family protein → KGAKEAQNVPEFQAKLQKITAVVDTLHATEPGYSIGVVPIDTLVGYHDFVLTKTTTWTGDKAAFDAFWGDTSTYPKKGSTPQYIILNRTNGVWPDGKIYWSHEQNGAKIPLTQTNMKVLESERLYIYIAPLDSNSRYFDFLEVNSNGVNWAGNTTRVDGWRLPIAFRLKTTDGKDTIMGDEYETFFQSRQAKFDEFLNEVPKEFTPLAKVNFANIYSPQMMAVNYYNTGGVYATYFDEYQDSVIAKNPGAPAKTTPWNILACAGPLGASPDYCAAYNRHIGTLPQGANFVNWRTNDSAMYYQTAPCNYFSRWCHRRAIDNLTYGFAYDDDGGHESYMNPNNVQWIAVAIGW
- a CDS encoding beta-1,3-glucanase family protein, producing the protein MKRTAVTCLMLAFFTGSVFSQAVSICGTVTDQNGQPLTNTVVRLGQTTYDNGYWAQAPYLAKTDGAGHYQLGTGVCPPVNVISGAAMRGETFSRPMYVGGKVLFSLPAGDAMVRMSIYDLAGRFVRDVMNKSLSRGSYSVSIDTRGISCQFYLLRVTINGSAYVMKLQPSSHVAGGAVVRSASGFQTRLEKLAAIVDTVHATQPGYSIGAETVSSLTGNVNFTLTRVTTWDGTKAAFDAFWGDTSTYPKTGSYVILNRTNGKWPDSKIGVTTNRGGATTPLSQTNLRPIGALFIYIAPTDSNMRYYDFLEVNGGGTTFLGNTTRVDGWRLPITFRIKTSDGKDTVMGDSYELFYQSRESKFAEFINEVPKEFTWEATHDFANIWAPHKMDPFPFRSTGPYGNYYERYQDSVIKNYVKDPAWVNKPGYGAPANDPGPYPAATQADDVFACAGVLGNLPIWAAALNRHVSHLPQGVDCYNWSYVDTAYYYTDAPANFYSRWCHRRAINNYCYGFPYDDNGDHEAYISIGNIQWMAVAIGW
- a CDS encoding T9SS type A sorting domain-containing protein is translated as MNLRIKLGLSSTLCILFASVALAALPPGYNGKIYGGDTLLGKPQGIPGVIKGMFVDSGGEGSSWHSCCALQGYAGYDYDIIGWGTNGQNDSSVNATHPTSHLSYMVAGQWMKYTVHVNIKGTYYVDFKLATVGYPNLQVLTYYDGASMKSDSVQNLPVCQTPPGCPEPWHAWNCNMAVDSVDLDTGLQVVGITFAQGSWNYDWTRFRLKEEAGTQVSGGSMHSAGPAGLATRLTGNRLAIGYKGGTSCSRISVVDCTGRTMLSSIDANTANGYHSACLDISKLRQGIYFVNVERKESKETTSVTVTR
- a CDS encoding MBL fold metallo-hydrolase, producing MHRRTFVKLGAAAAAGLFVPGCCGTSKLIGGEPDVGDQGAGGEQTRICEELFTYVEPDRPSFTCAHARTIHVLRGPKKTVMIDTGEFTDVFEKSVVPQMKRDGLNPFDICEIWNTHSHPDHVGADGFLQAATGAFIYAHPAAVRLLCDPKNNEKDMVDSLGEDCDVVTGFSAGLLRAFSGLFLKKQKLTVAGTFSDGQVLDPGFPVEVKFAPGHSPDSVAFWVPSKRILIAGDALLQEHKGHPIINTPLSNVTDMRETLEWMLGKHPAVMANGHYGTIVGEDRCDAVLRHSLQFLDDMNATALALLKSGPVSLHDLMRRYPFKEHSQWKIEARIAYWCLMKNLAQQGIAVRCPEYEGKKVVDLKWRAA